In Phyllobacterium zundukense, one DNA window encodes the following:
- the queA gene encoding tRNA preQ1(34) S-adenosylmethionine ribosyltransferase-isomerase QueA translates to MRVDLFDFDLPEENIALRPAEPRDSARLLLVKANTSEFDDSSVRNLGDFLRPGDALVFNDTKVIPAQLEGIREREGVKAQISATLHMRAGPDRWKAFLRPAKRIKQGERIDFGHGNNACLLGSLQATVAEKGEAGEALLVFDFSGADLDQAIAAVGHIPLPPYIASKRADDSRDREDYQTVYAREEGAVAAPTAGLHFTPELLEDLRERGIEEHFVTLHVGAGTFLPVKADDTADHKMHAEIGTVDQPTAEALNAVKARGGRIVSVGTTSLRLLESATDENGVIQPWSGPTDIFITPGYKFRAVDMLMTNFHLPRSTLFMLVSAFSGFERMHAAYEHAIKNHYRFYSYGDASLLWRSAS, encoded by the coding sequence ATGCGTGTTGATCTTTTCGATTTCGATCTGCCGGAAGAGAACATCGCATTGAGACCTGCAGAGCCGCGCGATTCAGCGCGGCTTTTGCTTGTGAAGGCGAATACGTCCGAATTCGACGACAGTTCCGTTCGAAACCTTGGCGATTTCCTTCGTCCCGGAGATGCTTTGGTTTTCAATGATACCAAAGTGATACCGGCTCAACTTGAAGGTATTCGCGAACGCGAAGGTGTAAAGGCCCAGATCAGTGCGACCTTGCACATGCGTGCAGGTCCTGATCGTTGGAAAGCCTTCCTGCGCCCGGCAAAACGTATCAAACAGGGTGAGCGCATCGATTTTGGTCACGGCAACAATGCCTGCCTGCTCGGATCGCTGCAAGCGACGGTCGCCGAAAAGGGCGAGGCAGGCGAAGCATTGCTGGTGTTCGATTTCAGCGGTGCCGATCTTGATCAGGCGATTGCCGCGGTCGGCCACATTCCCTTGCCGCCTTACATTGCTTCGAAACGCGCCGACGACAGTCGCGATCGCGAGGACTACCAGACCGTCTATGCAAGGGAAGAGGGTGCCGTCGCCGCACCGACCGCGGGACTGCATTTCACGCCTGAGCTGCTGGAGGATTTAAGGGAGCGGGGGATCGAGGAGCACTTCGTTACCTTGCATGTCGGCGCAGGCACGTTTCTGCCTGTCAAAGCCGATGACACGGCAGATCACAAGATGCATGCGGAAATTGGTACGGTGGATCAGCCCACGGCCGAGGCGCTCAACGCCGTGAAGGCGCGTGGCGGGCGCATCGTTTCCGTCGGAACAACGTCGCTGCGTCTGCTCGAAAGCGCGACAGATGAAAATGGCGTCATCCAGCCATGGTCCGGGCCGACGGATATTTTCATCACGCCGGGTTACAAATTCCGTGCTGTCGACATGTTGATGACGAATTTTCACCTCCCACGCTCGACGCTGTTCATGCTGGTCTCGGCTTTCAGCGGATTCGAGCGCATGCATGCGGCCTATGAACATGCGATCAAAAATCACTACCGCTTCTATTCCTATGGCGATGCAAGCCTGTTATGGCGGTCCGCATCATGA
- a CDS encoding peptidylprolyl isomerase, translated as MAYKDPENTILLETTKGSVVIELYPDLAPGHVERIKELAREGAYDGVVFHRVIDGFMAQTGDVKFGKKGGSSFNPARAGMGGSEKPDLKAEFSNANHGRGACSMARSQSPNSANSQFFICFDDAAFLNRQYTVWGQVIEGMDNVDKIKRGEPVQDPDSIVTMRVAADVE; from the coding sequence ATGGCTTACAAAGACCCAGAGAATACCATCCTTCTTGAAACCACGAAGGGCAGCGTCGTTATCGAACTCTATCCGGACCTCGCTCCCGGACATGTTGAGCGGATCAAGGAACTGGCACGCGAGGGCGCTTATGATGGCGTTGTGTTCCACCGCGTGATCGATGGCTTCATGGCACAGACCGGCGACGTCAAGTTTGGAAAGAAGGGCGGCAGCTCGTTCAATCCCGCTCGCGCCGGCATGGGCGGTTCGGAAAAGCCGGACCTCAAGGCTGAATTTTCCAATGCCAATCATGGCCGCGGCGCTTGTTCGATGGCGCGCTCGCAGAGCCCCAATTCTGCCAACTCGCAGTTCTTCATCTGCTTCGACGATGCTGCCTTCCTCAATCGCCAGTACACGGTATGGGGCCAGGTTATCGAAGGCATGGACAATGTCGACAAGATCAAGCGCGGCGAGCCGGTTCAGGATCCGGATTCGATCGTTACCATGCGCGTTGCAGCAGACGTCGAATAA
- a CDS encoding peptidylprolyl isomerase produces MSFFRTALLVAAVSSLSFASLSPVLADDANTMTIKLKDGDVKVELLPDLAPKHVEQIKALAKEGAYNNVVFHRVIPGFMAQTGDVQYGNTEKGYNQQAAGTGGSTRPDLPAEFSKEPFVRGVVGMARSQNPNSANSQFFIMFTEYPSLNGQYTVVGKVTSGMDVVDKIKKGSDTDNGAVDNPDKMIKVTVGSTK; encoded by the coding sequence ATGTCCTTTTTCCGCACAGCGCTTCTTGTTGCTGCCGTTTCGTCCCTTTCATTTGCTTCGTTGAGCCCGGTCCTAGCCGATGATGCGAACACCATGACGATCAAGCTCAAGGATGGCGACGTCAAGGTCGAGTTGCTTCCCGACCTTGCGCCGAAGCACGTCGAACAGATCAAGGCACTGGCCAAGGAAGGCGCATATAATAATGTCGTGTTCCACCGGGTCATTCCAGGTTTCATGGCCCAGACCGGTGACGTGCAGTATGGCAACACGGAAAAGGGCTACAACCAGCAAGCCGCCGGAACCGGTGGTTCTACGCGTCCTGATCTGCCCGCTGAATTCTCGAAAGAACCTTTCGTACGCGGTGTCGTCGGCATGGCCCGTTCGCAGAATCCCAATTCTGCCAACTCGCAGTTCTTCATCATGTTCACCGAATATCCTTCCCTGAACGGCCAATATACAGTCGTTGGCAAGGTCACGAGCGGCATGGATGTCGTCGACAAGATCAAGAAGGGTTCGGACACCGATAATGGTGCCGTCGATAACCCGGACAAGATGATCAAGGTCACGGTCGGTTCGACCAAGTAA
- the coaD gene encoding pantetheine-phosphate adenylyltransferase, giving the protein MTIAIYAGSFDPITNGHMDVLQGSLRLADKVFVAIGTHPGKAPLFSFEERVDLIKRVAADVFGKDSARIDVIAFDGLLIDAARKYGASLMVRGLRDGTDLDYEMQMAGMNGKMAPELQTVFLPADPSVRTITATLVRQIAAMGGDVRHFVPALVADALKTKFKS; this is encoded by the coding sequence ATGACAATCGCGATCTATGCCGGATCATTTGATCCCATCACCAATGGCCATATGGATGTCTTGCAGGGCTCGCTCAGGCTTGCTGACAAGGTATTCGTGGCTATCGGCACTCATCCCGGCAAGGCCCCTTTATTTTCGTTTGAAGAGCGCGTCGACCTGATCAAGCGCGTCGCTGCCGATGTTTTCGGCAAGGATAGCGCCAGGATCGACGTTATTGCCTTTGACGGGCTGTTGATCGATGCAGCGCGCAAATATGGGGCATCACTGATGGTTCGCGGTTTGCGTGACGGTACGGATCTCGACTATGAGATGCAGATGGCGGGCATGAACGGCAAGATGGCGCCGGAGTTACAGACGGTATTTCTCCCGGCCGATCCCTCGGTCCGCACCATTACTGCCACATTGGTTCGCCAGATTGCCGCCATGGGCGGTGACGTCCGGCATTTTGTCCCTGCTCTTGTCGCCGACGCGCTCAAGACAAAATTCAAATCCTGA
- the gyrA gene encoding DNA gyrase subunit A, with the protein MQRSYLDYAMSVIVSRALPDVRDGLKPVHRRILHAMNEMGLSWNRSYRKSAGVVGEVMGKYHPHGDASIYDALVRMAQDWSLRDPLVDGQGNFGSIDGDSPAAMRYTECRLEKVTESLLEDIDKETVDFQDNYDGREQEPVVLPARFPNLLVNGSGGIAVGMATNVPPHNLAEVINGCIALIDNPAIELPEMMEFIPGPDFPTGGLVLGRSGIHSAYSTGRGSILMRGKVAIESMRGDREAIIITEVPYQVNKATMIEKMADLVREKRIEGISDIRDESDRDGYRVVVELKRDAVADVIVNQLYRFTPLQTSFGANMVALNGGKPGLLNLLDILRAFVSFREEVVSRRTKFLLRKARDRAHVLVGLAIAVANIDEIIALIRLAPDPATARDQLMERRWPANDVAPLITLIADPRHTLNDDNTYNLSEEQARAILDLRLQRLTALGRDEIADELNKIGVEIADYLEILASRVRIMGLVKDELLAIRDEFGTPRRTVLTDGGADMDDEDLIAREDMVVTVSHAGYIKRVPLVTYRAQRRGGKGRSGVSMKDEDFVTRLFVANTHTPMLFFSSRGIVYKEKVWRLPIGTPQSRGKALINMLPLEQGERITTIMPLPEDEASWANLDVMFATTRGTVRRNKLSDFVQVNRNGKIAMKLEEEGDEILSVDTCDEFDDVLLTAAGGQCIRFPVTDVRVFVGRNSIGVRGISLAPGDRIISMAILNHVDASPAERSAYLKQAAAERRAQGADDVEEIALVGEEATDVTDLSTERYTELRDREETVLTVSEYGYGKRSSSYEFRVSGRGGKGIRATDTSKTDEIGKLVSLFPVEASDQILLVSDRGQLIRVPVNGIRIAGRSTKGVTIFNTADGEKVVSVERISETENDEVEAETSIEGETAAPDTTNGSEEI; encoded by the coding sequence ATGCAGCGTTCCTATCTCGATTATGCGATGAGCGTGATCGTCAGTCGTGCGCTGCCGGACGTGCGAGACGGCCTGAAGCCCGTGCATAGACGTATCCTGCATGCGATGAACGAGATGGGCCTGTCGTGGAACAGGTCCTACCGCAAGTCTGCCGGTGTCGTCGGTGAGGTGATGGGTAAATACCATCCGCATGGTGACGCCTCCATCTATGACGCGCTTGTCCGCATGGCGCAGGACTGGTCATTGCGTGATCCGCTCGTCGACGGGCAGGGCAATTTCGGCTCAATCGACGGCGACTCCCCAGCCGCGATGCGATACACGGAATGCCGCCTGGAAAAGGTAACGGAATCGCTGCTCGAGGACATCGACAAGGAAACAGTCGATTTCCAGGACAATTATGACGGCCGCGAGCAGGAACCAGTGGTCCTGCCGGCACGCTTTCCCAATCTCCTGGTCAATGGTTCGGGCGGTATCGCTGTCGGCATGGCGACGAACGTTCCGCCGCACAACCTCGCCGAAGTCATCAATGGTTGTATCGCGCTGATCGACAATCCGGCGATCGAACTGCCGGAAATGATGGAATTCATTCCAGGGCCGGATTTCCCGACAGGCGGCCTCGTTCTTGGCCGCTCGGGCATTCATTCCGCTTATAGCACGGGCCGCGGCTCGATCCTGATGCGCGGCAAGGTCGCCATCGAAAGCATGCGCGGTGACCGCGAAGCCATTATCATCACCGAGGTTCCGTATCAGGTGAACAAGGCGACGATGATCGAGAAAATGGCCGATCTCGTGCGTGAAAAGCGCATCGAGGGCATTTCCGATATTCGCGATGAATCGGACCGGGACGGCTATCGTGTCGTCGTCGAGCTGAAGCGCGACGCAGTTGCCGATGTCATCGTCAATCAGCTTTACCGTTTCACACCACTGCAGACCTCCTTCGGTGCCAACATGGTGGCGCTGAATGGCGGCAAGCCCGGGCTGCTCAATCTGCTCGACATTTTGCGTGCCTTTGTCAGCTTTCGCGAGGAAGTTGTCAGCCGCCGTACGAAATTCCTGCTGCGCAAGGCGCGTGACCGCGCGCACGTCCTGGTTGGCCTGGCCATCGCCGTCGCCAATATTGATGAGATCATTGCGCTGATCCGCCTTGCGCCGGATCCGGCAACGGCCCGCGACCAGTTGATGGAACGCCGCTGGCCCGCCAATGACGTGGCGCCGCTGATCACCTTGATCGCCGATCCGCGCCACACACTCAACGACGACAACACCTATAACCTCTCCGAGGAGCAGGCGCGGGCCATTCTCGATCTGCGGCTGCAGCGCCTGACCGCACTTGGACGCGATGAAATCGCTGACGAGCTCAACAAGATCGGTGTCGAGATCGCCGATTATCTTGAGATCCTGGCGTCCCGCGTGCGGATCATGGGGCTCGTCAAGGACGAGCTACTTGCAATTCGCGACGAGTTCGGCACACCGCGCCGCACGGTGCTCACAGATGGCGGCGCCGACATGGACGATGAAGACCTCATCGCCCGCGAGGACATGGTGGTGACCGTCAGCCACGCCGGTTATATCAAGCGGGTGCCTTTGGTGACCTATCGGGCGCAGCGCCGTGGCGGCAAGGGCCGTTCGGGCGTGTCGATGAAGGACGAGGATTTCGTCACGCGGCTGTTCGTCGCCAACACGCATACGCCGATGCTGTTCTTCTCGTCGCGCGGCATCGTCTACAAGGAAAAGGTCTGGCGTCTGCCGATCGGAACGCCGCAGTCGCGCGGCAAGGCTCTGATCAACATGCTGCCGCTCGAACAGGGCGAGCGCATCACCACGATCATGCCGCTGCCGGAAGACGAGGCAAGCTGGGCAAATCTCGACGTCATGTTTGCCACGACACGCGGAACGGTTCGCCGCAACAAACTGTCCGATTTCGTCCAGGTCAATCGCAATGGCAAGATCGCGATGAAGCTGGAAGAGGAGGGCGATGAAATCCTCAGCGTCGACACCTGTGATGAGTTCGACGATGTACTATTGACCGCCGCCGGCGGCCAGTGCATCCGCTTCCCCGTGACAGATGTGCGCGTGTTCGTTGGCCGCAATTCGATCGGGGTTCGCGGCATAAGCCTCGCGCCTGGTGACAGGATCATCTCGATGGCCATCCTCAACCACGTCGACGCAAGTCCGGCGGAACGTTCGGCTTATCTCAAGCAAGCTGCAGCGGAGCGGCGGGCTCAGGGTGCCGATGATGTTGAAGAAATCGCCCTGGTCGGCGAAGAAGCAACGGATGTGACCGACCTTTCAACCGAGCGTTATACGGAGCTGCGCGACCGCGAAGAGACCGTGCTTACGGTCAGCGAGTATGGCTACGGTAAACGCTCGTCGTCCTATGAGTTCCGCGTCTCGGGGCGCGGCGGTAAGGGCATTCGCGCAACCGACACGTCGAAGACCGATGAAATCGGCAAGCTAGTGTCATTGTTCCCGGTTGAAGCTTCGGACCAGATACTGCTGGTCTCCGATCGCGGCCAGCTGATCCGCGTGCCCGTGAACGGCATTCGCATTGCCGGGCGCTCGACGAAGGGCGTGACCATTTTCAATACGGCAGATGGCGAGAAGGTTGTTTCGGTCGAGCGGATTTCGGAAACCGAAAACGATGAAGTCGAAGCTGAAACATCCATTGAAGGCGAGACTGCAGCCCCAGATACGACGAACGGCTCTGAAGAGATCTAG
- a CDS encoding MarC family protein encodes MVTIDPPGLAPLFLALTRGMNRKERSQVGLRASLIAFIVLTVFAVAGAQILALFGITLGAFRIAGGLLLFWIAFEMIFERRNERKEKSAEVAITKDHIRNIAAFPLAIPLIAGPGAISATILLAGTLSDATSRLALIGIILICIATSYVVFLLAERVDRFLGETGRSILTRLLGVILAALAVQFVADGIKTLITS; translated from the coding sequence ATGGTGACAATCGATCCACCGGGACTGGCGCCTCTGTTTCTCGCACTTACACGCGGCATGAATCGCAAGGAACGCAGCCAGGTCGGGCTGCGGGCAAGCCTCATCGCTTTCATCGTCCTGACCGTTTTTGCCGTCGCCGGCGCTCAAATCCTTGCTCTCTTTGGCATCACGCTCGGCGCATTTCGCATCGCCGGTGGCCTCCTGCTGTTCTGGATTGCCTTCGAGATGATTTTCGAACGGCGCAATGAGCGCAAGGAAAAGAGCGCGGAGGTTGCGATTACCAAGGATCACATCCGCAACATCGCCGCCTTCCCGCTCGCCATTCCGCTCATCGCCGGTCCGGGCGCCATCTCCGCCACCATCCTTCTGGCGGGTACACTTTCCGACGCGACATCGCGCCTGGCGCTGATCGGCATCATTCTGATTTGTATCGCCACATCTTACGTAGTGTTCTTGCTCGCGGAACGTGTCGACCGCTTTCTTGGCGAAACCGGCCGCTCCATCCTGACTCGCCTTCTCGGTGTCATTCTCGCCGCCCTGGCCGTCCAGTTCGTGGCGGATGGCATCAAGACGCTCATAACGAGCTGA
- a CDS encoding NAD(P)/FAD-dependent oxidoreductase, producing MTEIQPSASTRHRLVIVGGGFGGLEAVHNLRNADMDITLIDQRNHHLFQPLLYQVATSTLATSEIAWPIRHLLRKYKNVKTLLGTIDGVDTAARTVSTADGETIPYDTLVLATGARHAYFGHDDWEPFAPGLKTLEDATTIRRRILTAFEKAEREPDPAKRAEYLTFVMIGGGPTGVEVAGTIADLARDTLKGDFRVIDPASARVVLIEGGPRVLPAFSEDMSAYAKQALEKLGVTVHLGNPVTECHTDGVEFGGQSLRAQTIIWAAGVQASPAAKWLNVPADRVGRVVVNADLTAPGYPEIFVIGDTATVANGGKGTVPGIAPAAKQQGVHIAKTIKARLVGDQSPRPFVYHHDGDLATIGKRAAVTDFGWIKLKGYIAWWLWGLAHIYFLIGLRNRLAVALSWLWISVSGARSARLITQKDAAEEANTP from the coding sequence ATGACGGAAATCCAGCCATCTGCCAGCACCCGGCATCGCCTTGTGATCGTCGGCGGAGGCTTCGGCGGGCTGGAGGCGGTCCATAACCTGCGCAATGCCGATATGGACATCACGCTTATCGACCAGCGCAACCATCATCTGTTCCAACCCTTGCTCTACCAAGTGGCAACCTCGACACTGGCGACATCGGAAATTGCCTGGCCGATCCGGCACCTGCTGCGCAAGTACAAGAATGTCAAAACGCTGCTGGGTACGATCGACGGGGTCGATACAGCTGCCCGGACTGTTTCAACGGCTGATGGCGAAACCATTCCCTACGATACGCTGGTGCTGGCGACAGGCGCGCGCCATGCCTATTTCGGCCATGATGATTGGGAGCCATTCGCGCCTGGCTTGAAAACGCTGGAAGATGCAACGACGATCCGGCGGCGTATTCTTACTGCATTCGAAAAAGCAGAACGTGAACCTGATCCGGCGAAGCGCGCGGAGTATCTGACATTCGTGATGATTGGTGGCGGTCCGACGGGGGTCGAGGTTGCCGGAACGATAGCCGATCTGGCCCGCGATACGCTGAAGGGTGATTTCAGGGTGATCGATCCGGCATCAGCGCGTGTCGTGCTCATCGAGGGCGGACCCCGGGTACTGCCGGCCTTCAGTGAAGACATGTCCGCCTATGCCAAGCAGGCGCTGGAGAAGCTCGGCGTCACTGTTCATCTGGGCAATCCCGTCACCGAATGCCACACAGATGGTGTCGAGTTCGGCGGTCAGTCGCTCCGCGCCCAGACGATTATCTGGGCGGCCGGCGTCCAGGCATCGCCCGCGGCGAAATGGCTGAATGTGCCCGCTGATCGCGTCGGGCGTGTCGTCGTCAATGCCGATCTCACGGCCCCGGGATATCCGGAAATCTTTGTTATTGGCGACACGGCGACTGTTGCCAATGGCGGCAAGGGCACCGTGCCCGGCATCGCGCCGGCGGCGAAGCAGCAGGGCGTGCATATCGCCAAGACGATCAAGGCGAGGCTTGTCGGGGATCAATCGCCAAGGCCATTTGTCTACCACCATGACGGTGATCTGGCGACGATCGGCAAGCGCGCCGCTGTCACCGATTTCGGCTGGATCAAGCTGAAGGGCTACATCGCCTGGTGGCTCTGGGGGCTCGCCCACATCTATTTCCTGATCGGGCTCCGCAACCGTCTGGCGGTTGCCCTGAGCTGGCTGTGGATCTCTGTTAGCGGAGCCCGCAGTGCCCGATTGATCACCCAGAAGGATGCCGCCGAGGAAGCCAATACACCTTAA
- a CDS encoding AraC family transcriptional regulator — MLDVLGEEAAHSLGRLCERPRQDAILSAPSNPGLERIEARFAGDGYDLHRHDTYAIGMTLHGVQTFWYRGQRRYSLPGNIIVLHPDEIHDGGAGTDDGLRYRMLYLEPALALQSLGSRAGSLPFVDDPVFADPSIAATLSAALGNLDEELDELLVDDVVSQLTQGLARHAHQNVKSLGAPALRQTELARDYLEEHALRLVRSDELEAVSGLDRYTLSRHFRALYATSPHRFLLMRRLQRAREMIKAGEPLAGIAVATGFTDQSHLNRQFKKAFGMTPGRWAALIGASPG; from the coding sequence ATGCTGGACGTTTTAGGCGAAGAGGCTGCACACAGTCTTGGACGTTTGTGCGAACGTCCCCGGCAAGACGCCATCCTGTCGGCGCCGTCCAATCCGGGCCTTGAACGTATAGAAGCGCGCTTTGCCGGTGATGGCTACGACCTGCACCGGCATGATACCTATGCGATCGGCATGACGTTGCATGGTGTCCAGACGTTCTGGTACCGCGGCCAGCGGCGCTATAGCCTGCCTGGCAATATCATCGTGCTCCATCCGGACGAGATCCATGACGGCGGGGCAGGAACGGATGACGGCCTGCGCTATCGTATGCTTTATCTGGAACCGGCACTGGCTCTTCAATCGCTGGGAAGTCGTGCGGGTTCGCTGCCATTCGTCGACGATCCCGTTTTCGCTGACCCATCCATCGCGGCTACCTTGTCTGCCGCTCTCGGTAATCTTGACGAGGAACTGGATGAGCTGCTGGTTGACGATGTCGTATCTCAACTGACGCAAGGGCTGGCCAGGCATGCGCACCAAAACGTCAAGTCGCTGGGCGCACCAGCGCTGCGGCAGACCGAACTTGCCCGCGATTATCTCGAAGAACATGCCTTGCGTCTTGTCAGGTCAGATGAGCTTGAGGCGGTAAGTGGCCTTGATCGTTACACTTTGTCCCGGCACTTTCGGGCGCTGTATGCGACGAGCCCGCACCGATTCCTGCTGATGCGCCGCCTGCAGCGGGCACGGGAGATGATCAAGGCAGGCGAGCCGCTTGCCGGGATTGCGGTTGCGACGGGGTTTACCGACCAGAGCCATCTCAACCGGCAATTCAAGAAAGCCTTCGGCATGACGCCGGGACGCTGGGCAGCTCTGATCGGCGCCAGTCCCGGTTGA
- a CDS encoding DUF2000 family protein: protein MFDTKIAIVLRNDLASWQALNVTAFLTSGIVAQSPEVIGEPYRDRAGNIYNPLSIQPVIVLAADQATISSIHRRSLERDIKSCLYIEEMFSTGHDAANRAVFAQFSPDDAKVVGIALRADKKVVDKVTKGAKMHP, encoded by the coding sequence ATGTTCGATACCAAAATTGCAATCGTGCTGCGAAACGACCTTGCATCCTGGCAGGCGCTGAATGTGACGGCCTTTCTGACCAGCGGCATTGTTGCCCAGTCACCGGAGGTGATCGGCGAACCCTACCGCGATCGTGCCGGCAACATCTACAACCCTTTATCAATCCAGCCCGTAATAGTATTGGCGGCCGATCAGGCAACGATTTCAAGCATTCATCGCCGTTCGCTCGAGCGGGATATCAAATCCTGCCTCTACATAGAGGAAATGTTTTCGACTGGCCATGATGCAGCAAACCGCGCTGTCTTTGCCCAGTTTTCTCCCGATGATGCAAAAGTCGTCGGCATTGCCTTGCGGGCGGACAAGAAGGTGGTCGACAAGGTCACCAAAGGCGCAAAGATGCATCCGTGA
- a CDS encoding YqaA family protein: MGDLGVYAGLFTVAFIAATILPMQSEAALAGLLLGNSYSPAMLIAVASTGNVLGSVVNWLLGRGIERFRDRKWFPANQAQLDRAASWYHRYGKWTLLLSWMPIIGDPLTVIAGVLREPLLSFIILVAIAKTARYLAILALTTGF, translated from the coding sequence ATTGGTGATCTGGGCGTTTATGCCGGGCTGTTCACGGTCGCCTTCATCGCCGCGACCATCCTGCCGATGCAGTCCGAAGCCGCGCTTGCTGGCCTCCTTCTTGGCAATTCCTATTCACCAGCAATGCTCATTGCTGTGGCCAGTACAGGCAATGTGCTCGGTTCGGTGGTCAACTGGCTGCTAGGCCGGGGCATCGAAAGGTTTCGCGACCGCAAATGGTTTCCGGCCAATCAGGCACAGCTCGATCGCGCTGCGTCCTGGTACCATCGCTACGGCAAATGGACGCTACTGTTGAGCTGGATGCCAATCATAGGCGATCCGCTGACCGTAATTGCCGGCGTGCTGCGGGAACCCTTACTCAGTTTCATCATCCTTGTGGCGATAGCCAAAACGGCGCGCTATCTCGCGATTCTGGCTCTCACCACGGGCTTTTAG
- a CDS encoding single-stranded DNA-binding protein, which produces MAGSVNKVILVGNLGADPEVRRLGSGDPVVNLRIATSESWRDKNSGERKEKTEWHSVVIFNDNLAKVAEQYLKKGMKVYLEGALQTRKWQDQTGNDRYSTEVVLQKFRGELQMLDSRGEGAGAGGGRSFDNNSSRGQVSDNDYGSDFGRSSASSSSSSSASGGGNFSRDLDDEIPF; this is translated from the coding sequence ATGGCAGGCAGTGTCAACAAGGTCATTTTGGTCGGAAATCTTGGCGCTGACCCGGAAGTCCGGCGGCTGGGTTCAGGCGATCCGGTCGTCAATCTTCGTATCGCGACCTCGGAAAGCTGGCGCGACAAGAACAGCGGCGAGCGCAAGGAAAAGACCGAATGGCATAGCGTTGTCATCTTCAACGACAATCTGGCCAAGGTTGCCGAGCAATATTTGAAGAAGGGCATGAAGGTTTATCTCGAAGGTGCACTGCAGACCCGCAAGTGGCAGGACCAGACGGGCAATGACCGCTATTCGACAGAAGTTGTGTTGCAGAAGTTCCGCGGCGAATTGCAGATGCTCGATTCACGCGGCGAGGGTGCCGGAGCCGGTGGAGGCCGTTCGTTCGACAACAATTCCAGCCGCGGCCAGGTTTCCGATAACGACTATGGTTCGGATTTCGGCCGTTCCAGCGCTTCGTCAAGCAGTTCGTCCAGTGCTAGCGGCGGCGGGAATTTCTCACGCGATCTCGACGATGAAATCCCGTTCTGA